A window of the Streptomyces sp. NBC_00250 genome harbors these coding sequences:
- a CDS encoding phosphatidylglycerol lysyltransferase domain-containing protein has translation MGEVRLSAEGAPRGTTPRSRRSAAFAVWYLRVVTFINFLSAVWVSFGQDLRRHNEDNYFTPYLLTAGFASGVFTLFLAITMRRRKRAAWILNLVLSGLFLLLFALVMFFPEIRQHAQNWISLVLTAAFVVALLLGRKEFYAKGDRSNPWLAAIVAVGGLLVTSLLAAVLVTVTNTSTAHSTFLERWRYGVMRLITLASDDSRFAGITTPGWVDVTINVLSTLLLFAVLFAAFRSRRATDPLTEEDEEKLRLLLDKNGDRDSLGYFALRREKSVVWSPSEKAAVTYRVVGGVSLASGDPIGDPEAWPGAIEPWLAEAREHGWIPAVMGASEEAGVIYARHGLDALELGDEAIVETDEFTLDGRAMRTVRQAFNRVKRAGYEVRIRRHEDIPAEEMAELLRKADDWRDGATERGFSMALGRLGDPHDGRCVMLECTDGEGELRAVLSFVPWGPKGLSLDLMRRDRDSENGLMEFMVIELLQRAKEIGITQVSLNFAMFRSVFERGSKLGAGPVLRMWRSLLSFFSRWWQIESLYRANAKYRPIWEPRFMLFEKSADLLRIGLAAGRAEGFLEAPGLPKWMHRRHLESGR, from the coding sequence ATGGGAGAGGTCCGTTTGTCCGCCGAAGGAGCGCCCCGGGGCACCACCCCGCGATCGCGGCGCAGCGCCGCGTTCGCCGTCTGGTACCTGCGCGTCGTCACGTTCATCAATTTCCTGAGTGCCGTCTGGGTCTCGTTCGGGCAGGACCTGCGCCGCCACAACGAGGACAACTACTTCACCCCGTACCTGCTCACCGCGGGTTTCGCCTCGGGGGTCTTCACCCTCTTCCTGGCGATCACCATGCGGCGCCGCAAGCGGGCCGCGTGGATCCTCAACCTGGTGCTCAGCGGTCTGTTCCTGCTGCTCTTCGCCCTGGTGATGTTCTTCCCGGAGATCCGCCAGCACGCCCAGAACTGGATCTCACTGGTCCTGACCGCCGCCTTCGTCGTCGCGCTCCTGCTGGGCCGCAAGGAGTTCTACGCGAAGGGCGACCGCTCCAACCCGTGGCTCGCCGCGATCGTGGCGGTCGGCGGACTGCTCGTCACCTCGCTGCTCGCGGCCGTCCTGGTCACCGTCACCAACACCTCCACCGCCCACTCCACCTTCCTGGAGCGCTGGCGGTACGGCGTGATGCGGCTGATCACCCTGGCCTCGGACGACTCGCGGTTCGCCGGGATCACCACCCCCGGCTGGGTCGACGTCACCATCAACGTCCTGTCCACACTGCTGCTCTTCGCGGTGCTGTTCGCCGCCTTCCGCTCCCGCCGGGCCACCGACCCGCTGACCGAGGAGGACGAGGAGAAGCTGCGCCTCCTGCTGGACAAGAACGGCGACCGGGACTCGCTCGGCTACTTCGCGCTGCGCCGCGAGAAGAGCGTCGTGTGGTCGCCCAGCGAGAAGGCCGCCGTCACCTACCGGGTGGTCGGCGGGGTCTCGCTCGCCTCCGGTGATCCGATCGGCGATCCCGAGGCCTGGCCCGGCGCCATCGAACCCTGGCTGGCCGAGGCGCGCGAGCACGGCTGGATCCCGGCCGTGATGGGCGCGAGCGAGGAGGCCGGTGTCATCTACGCCCGGCACGGTCTGGACGCCCTGGAGCTGGGCGACGAGGCGATCGTGGAGACCGATGAGTTCACCCTGGACGGGCGGGCCATGCGGACGGTCCGGCAGGCCTTCAACCGGGTCAAGCGCGCCGGGTACGAGGTCCGGATCCGGCGCCACGAGGACATCCCGGCCGAGGAGATGGCCGAGCTGCTGCGCAAGGCCGACGACTGGCGGGACGGGGCCACCGAGCGCGGCTTCTCGATGGCGCTCGGGCGGCTCGGCGATCCGCACGACGGGCGCTGCGTGATGCTGGAGTGCACCGATGGCGAGGGTGAGCTGCGGGCGGTGCTCTCCTTCGTCCCGTGGGGGCCGAAGGGGCTCTCCCTCGATCTGATGCGCCGCGACCGGGATTCCGAGAACGGCCTGATGGAGTTCATGGTCATCGAACTCCTGCAGCGCGCCAAGGAGATCGGGATCACTCAGGTCTCGCTCAACTTCGCGATGTTCCGATCCGTCTTCGAACGTGGCTCGAAGCTCGGGGCGGGACCCGTGCTGCGCATGTGGCGTTCACTGCTCAGCTTCTTCTCCCGCTGGTGGCAGATCGAGTCGTTGTATCGCGCCAACGCCAAGTACCGACCGATCTGGGAGCCCCGATTCATGCTCTTCGAGAAGAGTGCCGACCTCCTGCGCATCGGCCTCGCGGCCGGTCGCGCGGAGGGGTTCCTGGAGGCCCCCGGGCTGCCGAAGTGGATGCACCGCCGGCATCTGGAGAGCGGCCGTTGA
- the cobT gene encoding nicotinate-nucleotide--dimethylbenzimidazole phosphoribosyltransferase, which produces MNLDDFSDLIERPDGGIRRDAEERRERLTVPPGALGRLDELGEWLSAAQASVKVRAIEQPKVVLFAGDHGVASLDVSGRPAGTAHELVRAVLDGASPVAVLARSTDVPVRVVDAGLDCDPELLPAEVVRHRVRRGSGRIDIENALTVEETEAAVRLGIAIADEEADSGTDLVVLGDLSVGGTTPAATLIAALCGTDASVVTGRGGAGIDDLAWMRKCAAIRDSLRRARPVLGDQLELLAAVGGADLAAMTGFLLQASVRRMPVILDGVVGAACALVAQRAAFRAPDWWLAGQVSGEPAQAKALDRMALNPLLDHGVHVGEGTGALLALPLVRAAAAFAAELPERPDPATPDDEGVEGVDSEV; this is translated from the coding sequence GTGAACCTGGACGACTTCTCCGATCTGATCGAGCGCCCCGACGGGGGGATCCGGCGTGACGCCGAGGAGCGGCGTGAGCGGCTGACCGTGCCGCCGGGGGCGCTCGGCCGGCTCGACGAACTCGGCGAGTGGCTGTCGGCCGCGCAGGCCTCGGTCAAGGTGCGGGCCATCGAGCAGCCGAAGGTGGTGCTGTTCGCCGGTGACCACGGGGTGGCCTCGCTCGATGTGTCGGGGCGTCCGGCGGGCACCGCGCACGAGCTGGTGCGCGCGGTCCTGGACGGGGCGAGCCCGGTCGCGGTGCTCGCCCGGTCGACGGACGTGCCGGTACGGGTCGTGGACGCGGGTCTGGACTGCGACCCGGAGCTGCTGCCCGCCGAGGTGGTGCGCCACCGGGTGCGGCGCGGCAGCGGCCGGATCGACATCGAGAACGCGCTGACGGTCGAGGAGACCGAGGCGGCGGTCCGGCTCGGTATCGCGATCGCCGACGAGGAGGCGGACTCGGGCACCGATCTGGTGGTGCTCGGGGATCTGAGCGTCGGCGGGACGACGCCGGCCGCCACCCTGATCGCGGCCCTCTGCGGGACGGACGCGTCGGTGGTGACGGGCCGGGGCGGCGCCGGAATCGACGACCTGGCGTGGATGCGGAAGTGCGCGGCGATCCGGGACTCCCTGCGGCGGGCCCGGCCGGTCCTGGGTGATCAGCTGGAGCTGCTCGCGGCGGTCGGCGGGGCGGATCTGGCGGCGATGACCGGGTTCCTGCTGCAGGCGTCGGTGCGGCGGATGCCGGTGATCCTGGACGGTGTGGTGGGCGCGGCGTGCGCGCTGGTGGCGCAGCGGGCGGCGTTCCGTGCGCCGGACTGGTGGCTGGCGGGTCAGGTCAGCGGGGAGCCGGCGCAGGCGAAGGCGCTGGACCGGATGGCGCTCAACCCGTTGCTCGACCACGGCGTCCATGTGGGTGAGGGAACCGGGGCATTGCTCGCGCTTCCTCTCGTCCGGGCCGCGGCGGCGTTCGCCGCGGAGCTGCCCGAGCGTCCGGATCCGGCCACGCCGGACGACGAGGGCGTCGAGGGCGTCGACTCCGAGGTCTGA
- a CDS encoding bifunctional adenosylcobinamide kinase/adenosylcobinamide-phosphate guanylyltransferase, protein MELTLLGTGAPLGLPRPDCPCAVCARSRGPRVRAATALLVDGALLLDLTPGAALAAARSGHSLVGVRQVLLTHPHDGPAVDLPAGLPTAGRVPDGRELTLISGHRVRAVPMDSPGTGYEVTSADGETLLYLPPGGSPAGLPEDHRVPYDLVVADVTGRPDALARLRATGAVGPSTDVVAVHLDHDAPTGAELDRRLAAAGARAVPDGTTLYVGEYHEVPDVPRRTLVTGGARSGKSVEAERRLETFPEVLYVATGGSREGDPEWAERVGLHRERRPGSWRTAETCDLVPLLEEDGPALLVDCLSLWLTDAMDRVGAWDDATWAAGGQTALRERTAELVAAVRATRRTVVAVTNEVGSGVVPATAAGRRFRDELGRLNAAFADECEEVLLVVAGQALVLRG, encoded by the coding sequence GTGGAACTGACTCTGCTCGGCACCGGCGCCCCGCTCGGACTGCCCCGTCCCGACTGCCCCTGCGCCGTGTGCGCGCGCTCCCGTGGGCCACGGGTCCGCGCCGCGACGGCGCTGCTCGTCGACGGGGCCCTGCTGCTCGATCTGACCCCGGGCGCCGCCCTGGCGGCGGCCCGGTCCGGGCATTCGCTGGTGGGCGTCCGGCAGGTGCTGCTGACCCATCCGCACGACGGGCCCGCGGTGGACCTGCCCGCGGGACTGCCCACCGCCGGGCGGGTGCCGGACGGACGGGAGTTGACGCTGATCTCCGGGCACCGGGTGCGGGCGGTGCCGATGGACTCCCCCGGTACCGGGTACGAGGTGACCTCGGCGGACGGCGAGACGCTGCTCTATCTGCCGCCGGGCGGGTCCCCGGCGGGGCTTCCGGAGGACCACCGGGTGCCGTACGACCTGGTGGTCGCCGATGTGACGGGCCGGCCGGACGCGCTGGCCCGGCTGCGGGCGACCGGGGCCGTCGGGCCCTCGACCGACGTGGTCGCCGTCCACCTGGACCACGACGCGCCGACCGGGGCCGAGCTGGACCGGCGGCTCGCGGCGGCGGGCGCGCGGGCGGTGCCGGACGGGACGACGCTGTACGTGGGCGAGTACCACGAGGTGCCGGACGTGCCCCGGCGGACCCTGGTGACCGGCGGGGCCCGGTCGGGGAAGTCCGTGGAGGCCGAGCGGCGTCTCGAGACCTTCCCCGAGGTGCTGTACGTGGCGACGGGCGGGAGCCGGGAGGGTGACCCGGAGTGGGCGGAGCGGGTGGGCCTGCACCGGGAGCGGCGGCCGGGCTCCTGGCGTACCGCCGAGACCTGTGACCTCGTACCGCTGCTCGAAGAGGACGGGCCCGCGCTGCTCGTGGACTGTCTGTCGCTGTGGCTGACGGACGCCATGGACCGGGTGGGCGCATGGGACGACGCGACATGGGCGGCCGGCGGGCAGACGGCGCTGCGGGAGCGGACGGCGGAGCTGGTGGCGGCGGTGCGGGCGACCCGCCGTACGGTCGTCGCCGTGACGAACGAGGTCGGCTCGGGGGTGGTGCCGGCGACGGCGGCGGGGCGGCGCTTCCGGGACGAGCTGGGCCGGCTGAACGCGGCCTTCGCGGACGAGTGCGAGGAGGTCCTCCTCGTGGTCGCCGGACAGGCGCTCGTGCTGCGCGGGTAG
- a CDS encoding S1C family serine protease produces the protein MDVSRTYVRALRRLLPLTAAACAVALVGGCSSGGATPAPERSTQAAAPLAANELQDDYQAVIKNVLPSVVQIEASQSLGSGVVYDDKGHIVTNAHVVGRDTSFQVSAATGGQSVTARLVSAYPEQDLAVIKLASLPQGLKPARFGDSAAVDMGQIVLAMGSPLGLSGSVTQGIVSATGRTVSEGQNGGGTGATIANMVQTSAAINPGNSGGALVNLDSEVIGIPTLAAIDPEMGGGSAPGIGFAIPASMVRTIADQIIKDGKVTDSGRAALNITGRTVLDDDYEPAGVAVVEAPANGAAGKAGLEPGDVITRLGDTDITTITSLSEALAPLQPGDEVTVTYVRGTATKKAQVTLGEI, from the coding sequence ATGGACGTATCCCGTACCTATGTCCGTGCCCTCCGTCGGCTTCTCCCGCTGACCGCCGCGGCCTGTGCCGTCGCGCTCGTCGGCGGCTGCTCCTCCGGCGGGGCCACGCCCGCGCCGGAGCGGTCCACCCAGGCGGCGGCGCCGCTCGCCGCCAACGAGCTCCAGGACGACTACCAGGCCGTCATCAAGAACGTCCTGCCGTCGGTCGTCCAGATCGAGGCCTCCCAAAGCCTCGGCTCCGGGGTCGTCTACGACGACAAGGGCCACATCGTCACCAACGCGCACGTCGTCGGCCGGGATACGTCCTTCCAGGTCAGCGCCGCGACCGGCGGGCAGTCGGTGACCGCCCGGCTCGTCTCCGCCTACCCCGAGCAGGACCTCGCGGTGATCAAGCTGGCATCGCTGCCGCAAGGGCTGAAGCCGGCGAGGTTCGGCGATTCGGCGGCCGTCGACATGGGGCAGATCGTGCTGGCGATGGGCTCTCCGCTGGGCCTGTCCGGCAGCGTCACCCAGGGCATCGTCTCGGCGACCGGGCGCACGGTCAGCGAGGGGCAGAACGGCGGCGGCACGGGCGCGACCATCGCGAACATGGTGCAGACGTCGGCCGCGATCAACCCCGGCAACAGCGGGGGTGCGCTGGTGAACCTGGACAGCGAGGTCATCGGCATCCCGACGCTCGCGGCGATCGACCCGGAGATGGGCGGCGGCTCGGCGCCCGGCATCGGGTTCGCGATCCCCGCGTCGATGGTGCGGACGATCGCGGACCAGATCATCAAGGACGGCAAGGTGACGGACTCGGGCCGGGCGGCCCTGAACATCACCGGCCGCACGGTGCTCGACGACGACTACGAGCCGGCGGGCGTGGCGGTCGTCGAGGCGCCGGCGAACGGGGCGGCGGGCAAGGCGGGGCTCGAGCCGGGTGATGTGATCACGCGGCTCGGCGACACGGACATCACGACGATCACGTCGCTGTCGGAGGCGTTGGCCCCGCTTCAGCCGGGGGACGAGGTGACGGTGACGTATGTCCGGGGGACGGCGACAAAGAAGGCGCAGGTCACGCTGGGCGAGATATAG
- a CDS encoding class I SAM-dependent methyltransferase — translation MLPVVVHWPAGSGGLRDTIRQEIVARQLDEQISGRYPVGQRLRILDAGMGQGTQALRLARAGHTVTGLEADPDLLKTARESLATEPAGIRERVRLIEGDGRETGVHFLPGSFDVVLCHGVLMYADEPDALLAGLARMLAPGGLLSLVVRNGEALAMRPGLAGDWSGALTGFDSDVYTDDNGVKVRADRLDALTATLAGIAAPLHAWYGVRVFTDGVPAEAGLPAAEELDRLLAAEDRAGRTEPYRRVAALLHLCGVRG, via the coding sequence GTGCTGCCCGTCGTCGTGCACTGGCCCGCCGGTTCCGGCGGGCTGCGCGACACCATCCGGCAGGAGATCGTCGCCCGCCAGCTCGACGAGCAGATATCCGGCCGCTACCCGGTGGGACAGCGGCTCCGGATCCTCGACGCCGGCATGGGTCAGGGCACGCAGGCGCTGCGCCTCGCACGCGCGGGGCACACGGTGACCGGCCTCGAAGCCGATCCCGATCTTCTGAAGACGGCCCGTGAGTCGCTCGCGACCGAACCCGCCGGGATCCGCGAGCGGGTCCGGCTGATCGAGGGCGACGGGCGCGAGACCGGGGTGCACTTCCTCCCCGGCAGCTTCGACGTCGTCCTCTGCCACGGCGTCCTCATGTACGCGGACGAGCCCGACGCGCTGCTCGCGGGCCTGGCCCGGATGCTCGCCCCCGGCGGCCTCCTCTCCCTGGTCGTACGGAACGGCGAGGCGCTCGCCATGCGCCCCGGGCTCGCCGGTGACTGGTCCGGTGCGCTCACCGGCTTCGACTCGGACGTCTACACCGACGACAACGGCGTGAAGGTGCGCGCCGACCGCCTCGACGCGCTGACGGCGACGCTGGCGGGAATCGCGGCACCGCTGCACGCCTGGTACGGGGTGCGGGTCTTCACGGACGGCGTCCCCGCCGAGGCGGGCCTGCCGGCCGCCGAGGAACTGGATCGGCTGCTCGCCGCCGAGGACCGGGCGGGCCGGACGGAGCCGTACCGGCGGGTGGCGGCACTGCTGCACCTGTGCGGGGTACGGGGCTGA
- a CDS encoding DUF3043 domain-containing protein, which translates to MFRSRSKDEKAPTDKVTADLAKQPRDPEAPKGRPTPKRSEAQTQRRRAATVPTDRKEASKRQREARRSDLARQREALASGDERYLPARDKGPVRRFVRDFVDSRFAIAEFFLPMAVVILVLSLFGNANRSLQNISLLLWLGVIILIVIDSVGIWIRLRKQLNERFPNEPKRGAIAYGLMRTLQMRRLRLPKPQVKRGERP; encoded by the coding sequence GTGTTCCGTAGCCGTTCGAAGGACGAGAAGGCCCCCACCGACAAGGTGACGGCGGACCTCGCCAAGCAGCCCCGCGACCCCGAGGCCCCCAAGGGCCGCCCGACGCCGAAGCGGAGTGAGGCGCAGACCCAGCGCCGTCGCGCCGCGACGGTGCCGACCGACCGCAAGGAGGCATCCAAGCGCCAGCGCGAGGCACGCCGCTCGGACCTGGCCCGTCAGCGCGAAGCGCTGGCCAGTGGCGACGAGCGTTACCTGCCCGCCCGCGACAAGGGTCCGGTCCGCCGCTTCGTGCGCGACTTCGTCGACTCGCGGTTCGCGATCGCCGAGTTCTTCCTGCCGATGGCCGTGGTGATCCTCGTGCTGTCGCTGTTCGGCAACGCCAACCGGTCGCTGCAGAACATCTCCCTGCTGCTCTGGCTCGGTGTGATCATCCTGATCGTCATCGACTCGGTCGGCATCTGGATCCGGCTCCGGAAGCAGCTCAACGAGCGCTTCCCGAACGAGCCGAAGCGCGGCGCGATCGCCTACGGCCTGATGCGTACGCTCCAGATGCGCCGACTGCGACTGCCGAAGCCGCAGGTCAAGCGCGGAGAGCGGCCCTGA
- a CDS encoding PspA/IM30 family protein — protein sequence MSGVMKRMGMIFRAKANKALDRAEDPRETLDYSYQKQLELLQKVRRGVADVATSRKRLELQLNQLQGQSSKLEDQGRKALALGREDLAREALSRRAALQQQVSDLEVQHQTLQGEEEKLTLAAQRLQAKVDAFRTKKETIKATYTAAQAQTRIAESFSGISEEMSDVGLAIQRAEDKTAQLQARAGAIDELLASGALDDQSGLAKDDIQAELDRLSGGTDVELELQRMKAELAGGPSAQQQAIEGGGAAAPQDSTQQPQSHPRFEK from the coding sequence ATGAGCGGTGTCATGAAGCGTATGGGGATGATCTTCCGCGCGAAGGCGAACAAGGCCCTTGACCGGGCCGAGGATCCGCGCGAGACGCTCGACTACTCCTACCAGAAGCAGCTGGAGCTGCTGCAGAAGGTGCGACGGGGCGTCGCCGACGTCGCCACCTCCCGCAAGCGGCTCGAACTCCAGCTGAACCAGCTGCAGGGCCAGTCGTCCAAGCTGGAGGACCAGGGCCGCAAGGCGCTGGCGCTCGGCCGCGAGGACCTGGCGCGCGAGGCGCTGTCCCGCCGTGCCGCGCTCCAGCAGCAGGTCAGCGACCTGGAGGTGCAGCACCAGACGCTGCAGGGCGAGGAGGAGAAGCTCACCCTCGCCGCCCAGCGTCTCCAGGCCAAGGTGGATGCCTTCCGCACCAAGAAGGAGACCATCAAGGCGACCTACACGGCCGCCCAGGCGCAGACCCGGATCGCCGAGTCCTTCTCCGGAATCTCGGAGGAGATGAGCGACGTCGGTCTCGCGATCCAGCGGGCCGAGGACAAGACCGCCCAGCTCCAGGCGCGCGCGGGCGCGATCGACGAGCTGCTCGCCTCGGGCGCCCTGGACGACCAGTCCGGGCTCGCGAAGGACGACATCCAGGCGGAGCTGGACCGGCTCTCGGGCGGTACGGACGTCGAGCTGGAGCTCCAGCGGATGAAGGCGGAGCTGGCCGGCGGCCCGTCGGCCCAGCAGCAGGCGATCGAGGGCGGCGGCGCGGCCGCGCCGCAGGACTCCACGCAGCAGCCGCAGTCCCACCCGCGCTTCGAGAAGTAG
- the pspAA gene encoding PspA-associated protein PspAA, giving the protein MIVRIMGEGQWKLADSRSVELNRLDDELLEEMESGDEEGFRRTLNALLDAVRRLGEPLPDEALEPSELILPASDASLDEVREMLSDDGLIPG; this is encoded by the coding sequence ATGATCGTACGGATCATGGGGGAGGGCCAGTGGAAGCTGGCCGACAGCCGCTCCGTGGAGCTGAACAGGCTCGACGACGAGCTGCTCGAAGAGATGGAATCGGGGGACGAGGAAGGCTTTCGGCGCACGCTGAACGCCCTCCTGGACGCGGTCCGGCGGCTCGGTGAGCCACTGCCGGACGAGGCGCTCGAACCCTCGGAGCTGATCCTCCCCGCTTCGGACGCGAGCCTGGACGAGGTCAGGGAGATGCTGTCCGACGACGGCCTCATCCCCGGCTGA
- a CDS encoding sensor histidine kinase — translation MTPTGPAPAPGTGTLFGRLRDRFRAHPLAFDATLAFGVLICMIAGSLTGPPGSRTGPTFGDRVPTVASVLIMVAGASVLVLRRRYPFRVLCFTVAVSLFELVSDTRPATIAMSAVVALYTVASRTDRPTTWRVGLVTMALMTAAAMAFGPTQWYAQENLGLIAWTGMAAAAGDAVRSRRAFVDAIRERAERAERTREEEAGRRVAEERLRIARDLHDVVAHHIALVNVQAGVAAHVMDKRPDQAKEALAHVREASRSALDELRATVGLLRQSGDPEAPTEPAPGLAVLDGLLDSFRKAGLPVALARTDGDRPLPATVDLAAYRIVQEALTNVQKHAGPNAEAEVSVVRVGRTVEITVLDNGTSPGAPAPAPNSGHGLLGMRERVGAFGGTLTAAPRYGGGFRVQAILPVTSRTGEDT, via the coding sequence GTGACCCCCACCGGACCCGCCCCCGCCCCCGGAACCGGCACCCTCTTCGGCCGTCTCCGTGACCGGTTCCGCGCGCATCCGCTCGCCTTCGACGCGACGCTCGCGTTCGGCGTGCTCATCTGCATGATCGCCGGGTCCCTCACCGGCCCGCCCGGCAGCCGGACCGGGCCGACCTTCGGCGACCGGGTGCCCACCGTCGCGAGCGTGCTGATCATGGTGGCCGGGGCCAGCGTCCTGGTGCTGCGGCGGCGCTACCCCTTCCGGGTGCTCTGCTTCACGGTGGCGGTCAGCCTCTTCGAGCTGGTCAGCGACACCCGGCCCGCGACCATCGCGATGAGCGCCGTCGTCGCGCTCTACACGGTCGCCTCCCGCACCGACCGGCCCACCACCTGGCGGGTCGGCCTCGTCACCATGGCGCTGATGACGGCCGCGGCCATGGCCTTCGGCCCGACCCAGTGGTACGCGCAGGAGAACCTCGGCCTCATCGCCTGGACCGGCATGGCCGCGGCCGCGGGTGACGCCGTCCGCAGCCGCCGGGCCTTCGTCGACGCCATCAGGGAGCGGGCCGAGCGGGCCGAACGCACCCGCGAGGAGGAGGCGGGCCGGCGGGTCGCGGAGGAACGGCTGCGGATCGCCCGCGACCTCCACGACGTCGTCGCCCACCACATCGCCCTGGTGAACGTCCAGGCCGGGGTCGCGGCGCACGTCATGGACAAGCGCCCCGACCAGGCCAAGGAGGCCCTCGCCCATGTGCGGGAGGCCAGCCGCTCCGCGCTCGACGAGCTGCGGGCCACCGTCGGCCTGCTGCGCCAGTCCGGCGACCCGGAGGCCCCCACCGAACCCGCCCCGGGCCTCGCCGTCCTCGACGGGCTGCTCGACAGCTTCCGCAAGGCGGGACTTCCCGTCGCCCTGGCCCGTACCGACGGGGACAGGCCGCTGCCCGCGACCGTCGACCTGGCCGCGTACCGGATCGTGCAGGAGGCGCTGACCAATGTGCAGAAGCACGCGGGACCGAACGCCGAGGCCGAGGTGAGCGTCGTCCGGGTGGGCCGTACGGTCGAGATCACCGTCCTCGACAACGGCACCTCGCCCGGCGCACCGGCCCCCGCGCCCAACAGCGGCCACGGCCTGCTCGGCATGCGCGAACGGGTCGGCGCGTTCGGCGGCACCCTCACCGCGGCCCCCCGGTACGGCGGCGGCTTCCGGGTGCAGGCGATACTGCCCGTGACGTCCCGTACGGGGGAGGACACATGA
- a CDS encoding response regulator transcription factor encodes MTIRVLLADDQALLRSAFKVLVNSEPDMEVVGEAADGAQAVALARSERADVVLMDIRMPGTDGLAATRMITADPELSAVRIVMLTTFEVDEYVVQSLRAGASGFLGKGAEPEELLGAIRIAHAGEALLSPAATKGLIATFLAQGAGAETVGEGGRGRTERLGALTAREREVLVLVAGGLSNDEIAERLDVSPLTVKTHVNRAMAKLGARDRAQLVVTAYESGLVRPRVE; translated from the coding sequence ATGACGATCCGGGTACTGCTGGCCGACGACCAGGCCCTGCTCCGCAGCGCCTTCAAGGTCCTGGTGAACTCCGAACCGGACATGGAGGTCGTCGGCGAGGCCGCCGACGGCGCCCAGGCCGTGGCCCTCGCCCGCTCGGAGCGGGCCGACGTCGTCCTGATGGACATCCGGATGCCGGGCACGGACGGCCTCGCCGCCACCCGCATGATCACCGCCGACCCGGAGCTCTCCGCCGTACGGATCGTCATGCTGACCACCTTCGAGGTCGACGAGTACGTCGTGCAGTCGCTGCGAGCCGGGGCCTCCGGCTTCCTCGGCAAGGGAGCCGAGCCCGAGGAACTGCTCGGCGCGATCCGGATCGCCCACGCCGGCGAGGCCCTGCTCTCCCCGGCCGCCACCAAGGGCCTGATCGCCACGTTCCTCGCCCAGGGCGCCGGCGCGGAGACCGTCGGGGAGGGCGGCCGGGGCCGTACCGAGCGGCTGGGCGCGCTCACCGCCCGGGAGCGCGAGGTCCTCGTCCTCGTCGCGGGCGGCCTCTCCAACGACGAGATCGCCGAGCGGCTCGACGTCAGCCCGCTCACCGTGAAGACCCACGTCAACCGGGCCATGGCCAAACTCGGCGCCCGCGACCGTGCCCAGCTGGTCGTCACGGCCTACGAATCGGGTCTGGTACGTCCACGGGTGGAGTGA